In Mercenaria mercenaria strain notata chromosome 15, MADL_Memer_1, whole genome shotgun sequence, a single genomic region encodes these proteins:
- the LOC123528047 gene encoding uncharacterized protein LOC123528047, producing the protein MVSYLEIEISSNINISDAIYITSDRPVTVFAMNVNQYSTGGMLVLPKQSLASNYLVATTPYDDDLSGLLIIPTESGTEVTLYFPDKTSQSVKLDYGKTYQLERSGLSGTYIEADKPIAVFAGEKCANLPDPGNYSCDHIIEQMPPIEALDTVYVTARTEPRSNFGLLIVAANDSTYVTINEIHSMSLYSFQMNRHDTIYKTFGNDIPYVSVTADKPVFVTQYGVSTTVDNLGQGDASMFVVPGVKHFLNNYRFVVPDGYDTNKVMIVYNITDGNDPRTGLNHNRVTEYIAEMTSVQVWQDIFGVCYLEVEAGVHQLENSEAMFGAVLYGQARNKEYAWNLGMYMWTV; encoded by the coding sequence atGGTCAGTTATCTCGAGATAGAGATCTCATCTAACATTAATATCTCGGACGCAATATACATTACGTCAGATAGACCGGTGACAGTTTTTGCAATGAACGTAAACCAGTACTCAACGGGTGGTATGCTTGTTTTACCCAAACAATCTCTTGCGAGCAATTACCTTGTTGCGACAACCCCGTACGACGATGACCTTTCCGGTTTGCTGATAATTCCTACAGAAAGTGGAACGGAAGTGACGCTTTATTTTCCGGATAAAACAAGTCAGTCTGTAAAATTAGACTACGGGAAAACCTACCAGCTTGAAAGAAGTGGGTTGTCTGGTACGTACATAGAGGCAGACAAACCCATTGCCGTGTTTGCGGGCGAAAAGTGTGCAAACTTACCCGATCCGGGAAACTATTCTTGTGATCACATTATTGAACAGATGCCGCCAATTGAAGCGCTTGACACGGTGTATGTTACCGCCCGTACCGAACCCCGTTCCAACTTCGGACTTCTCATTGTTGCCGCTAATGACAGTACATATGTAACTATAAATGAAATCCACTCTATGTCTCTGTATTCATTCCAAATGAATCGACATGACACCATATACAAAACATTCGGGAATGACATACCGTACGTCAGTGTGACGGCAGATAAACCCGTATTTGTCACTCAGTATGGCGTCAGCACTACCGTCGACAATCTGGGGCAAGGTGACGCGTCAATGTTCGTTGTTCCCGGAGTTAAACATTTTCTGAATAACTACAGGTTTGTAGTACCAGACGGATATGACACAAATAAAGTTATGATAGTTTACAACATAACAGATGGTAACGATCCGAGGACCGGACTAAATCACAACAGAGTAACGGAATATATAGCGGAAATGACGTCAGTACAGGTATGGCAGGACATCTTTGGCGTCTGCTACTTAGAAGTGGAGGCCGGTGTACATCAGTTAGAGAATTCTGAAGCTATGTTTGGTGCCGTTTTGTATGGACAAGCGAGAAATAAGGAGTACGCTTGGAACCTCGGCATGTACATGTGGACAGTATAA